In Nitrospirota bacterium, the DNA window AAGATGCCTTTTGTTTTGATCTTTAATGCGGCGTCTTTTTGACCGTCGGCCTCGATAGCGCCGTCTATCACGGTCCCGTTGGCGTCGTATCCTCTGTATTTAAAAATTGGCATGATTTTAAAAATAGAAGTTAGGAAGTTGGGAAGATTTGAAGTTGAGAAAAGGCAAGAAATCTCATCCTCTTATCTTCTTAATCTCTCAACTTCATCCATTATGCTTCCGCATCCTTCTGCGTTACTCTCAGGACTTCCTCTACTGTTGTAACACCTTTTATGATCTTCTCGACTGCGTTTTTCTGTAAGGGTTTAAACCCGGACTTTACTGTTGCCGTTCTCCTGATCACCTGAGCGTCTTTTCTTTCCACGATCATTGTTCTTATATCAGGGGTGATCTCAAGCAGCTCGTAAATCCCGGCCCTGCCGATGTAACCTTTGCCGAGGCATTTATCACAGCCTTTGCCGCGATAAAGGACCTTAGGCGCAGGCTCGATCTCAAGATAACTTATTTCTTCCTTTGACGGTGCATAGGATTCTTTGCAGTGAGGGCAGATCACCCTCACCAGCCGCTGTGCCAGCACGCATACAAGCGACGATGCCACGAGGAACGGCTCTATCCCCATGTCGATGAGTCTCGTTAATGCGCTCGGCGCATCATTTGTATGCAGAGTGCTGAGAACGAGATGGCCCGTCAGCGAGGCGTGCACAGCGATCTCGGCGGTCTCAAGGTCCCTGATCTCACCAACCATCATGATGTCCGGGTCCTGCCTCAAAATAGACCGCAGTCCAGCGGCAAACGTCAATCCTATTTTTGGATTTACCTGCATCTGCCCGATGCCGCTTAACTGGTATTCAACCGGGTCTTCAACCGTGATGATGTTTCTCTCCTCGGTATTGAGCTTTAGAAGTGAGGCATAAAGCGTTGTGGTCTTGCCTGAGCCTGTGGGGCCGGTCACGAGGATTATTCCGTTCGGCCTGGACAAGGCCTCTTTGAATACACGTAATATCTCGTCCTCCAGTCCAAGCTTTTCAAGGCTCAATACGCCCGCGTGCCTGTCAAGCAATCTGAGAACGGCCCTTTCACCAAGAGCAGTCGGTATTATTGAAACCCTGATGTCGATATCTTTACCGCCTACAAGGAGCCTTATCCTTCCATCCTGCGGGAGCCTTTTCTCCGCGATGTCGAGTCCGGCGATTATCTTTATCCTTGATATGAGAGCGTCCTGGATTATTCTGGGGGGGCTCAGCACTTTGCGCAATATTCCATCCACCCTGAACCTGACATCGAGTCCCTTTTCATACGGCTCTACATGTATATCGCTTGCCTTTTCCTTGGCAGCCTCCATAAGCATGGCATTGAGCAATCGTATTATCGGGGCCTCTTCAGTTAGCTCAAGCAGGTCCTGCGGCGATTCAAACTCCGTGGCGACCATGGACAGGTCTTCGCCTTTGATATCTCCCATCACTTCATTTACCCTGCTGGTCTGGCTGTAGATGCGGTTAATGGCGTCGATAATTACCTTCTCGTCCGCCTGAACGGGATGGGGCTTCAGATTCAGGCCCCTTGCCATGTCCCTGAGCGCGAAGATTCCGCGGTTATCGGCAACAACGCCTAACAGCTCGCCGTCCTCTTTCCGCATAGGCAGGAACACATTTCCCTTTACAAATGAAAGGGGGAGGTCCTGTAAAAGTGAGAACTCCATTTCATCGTCTTTTATGCTGTCGATTGTTTCCATATTTAAAGAGTGACAGTGTCAGTGATTAGTGTCAGTTCACTATTGCTGACTCTGTTAGTGGCACTTACACTGTCTCATATTTTCTTTCTTACCAGCAGCGGTTTTACGTTCAACTTCTTTTTAATCTCTTTCGCAATGAGCAGGCCCTGTTCTTTACTCATGATGCCGGGGACCCTTACTTTGTTGAAATTATTTTCCTCAACGATGAATGCTTCCGGGTAATCGCCTTTTAATTTTTCAAGCACGCCCTGTGCATTTCTAATGTCTTTCCATGAGCCTATCTGGATAAAATATTTGCCTGACGGGGTTGTTTCCGGCGCGGGTTTCTCAGTATTTAAAGTTTTTTTTTCCGTTGGCGCGGGTGTATCAGCCGGGGGAACTGCGATTTCCGTGTTGTTTTCGGTTTGAGACTTGGCAGGCGGAACAGCAGCGTTATCGATAACAGGTTCAATAGTTTGTTCCGGAACAGTTTTTTGTTCCTGGTCTTGCGGGGCGGCTTTGCTCTCTTGAGGGACAGCGGGTTTCTCTTTCTGCATTGTGTCCGAGTCCAGCGGCGGGTTAGTTATCTTGATCCTGTAATTCGGTTCCGCGTAGAGGACTTCAGGC includes these proteins:
- the gspE gene encoding type II secretion system ATPase GspE, which codes for METIDSIKDDEMEFSLLQDLPLSFVKGNVFLPMRKEDGELLGVVADNRGIFALRDMARGLNLKPHPVQADEKVIIDAINRIYSQTSRVNEVMGDIKGEDLSMVATEFESPQDLLELTEEAPIIRLLNAMLMEAAKEKASDIHVEPYEKGLDVRFRVDGILRKVLSPPRIIQDALISRIKIIAGLDIAEKRLPQDGRIRLLVGGKDIDIRVSIIPTALGERAVLRLLDRHAGVLSLEKLGLEDEILRVFKEALSRPNGIILVTGPTGSGKTTTLYASLLKLNTEERNIITVEDPVEYQLSGIGQMQVNPKIGLTFAAGLRSILRQDPDIMMVGEIRDLETAEIAVHASLTGHLVLSTLHTNDAPSALTRLIDMGIEPFLVASSLVCVLAQRLVRVICPHCKESYAPSKEEISYLEIEPAPKVLYRGKGCDKCLGKGYIGRAGIYELLEITPDIRTMIVERKDAQVIRRTATVKSGFKPLQKNAVEKIIKGVTTVEEVLRVTQKDAEA